The following are encoded in a window of Castanea sativa cultivar Marrone di Chiusa Pesio chromosome 5, ASM4071231v1 genomic DNA:
- the LOC142635951 gene encoding putative leucine-rich repeat receptor-like serine/threonine-protein kinase At3g14840 isoform X2 produces the protein MDFTHNKLILLLLIIIGVFQVKAQVGRLPADEVQALREIAAQVGKKDWNFGVDPCSNESSWATPRSSLRPLYNNSLICNCSYPSGVCHVINLFLKGQDLVGVLPPSLAKLPYLNTIDFTRNYLSGTIPPEWASTKLEFMSITVNNLSGPIPSYLGNITTLTYMSIESNLFSGTVPPELGNLVNLENLILSANNLTGELPISLTNLTKLTELRISSNNFIGKIPDVFQSWKQLQKLEIQASGLEGPIPSSISVLSNLTELRISDLLGNGSGFPPLNNMTGMNRLMLRSCNLSGPIPAYISQMTKLQTLDLTFNKLEENVPDLSGLSSLQYMFLTSNLFTGNIPNWITSRDSRYQIDLSYNNFSESSVPPTCTGNQNFFQSFSGQDNSLLAKCLKNNPCPKEQYSLHINCGGIATTIGNIEFEEDQDPAGVAKFVSVGTSWGLSSSGNFWDVDVTSNQYKATNVSILRMNNSELYTSARLSPLSFTYYARCLANGNYTVKLYFAEIVFRDLRSFYSLGRRIFDVYIQEQLVLKDFNIENAAQGVDKAIVMEYKAIVRNKVLQIRFHWAGKGTTAAPQRGTYGPLISAISVEADFSPPGNSKMKILIGVGTGVSVLFLFFMILVILWWKGYIGSTMSREKELQGLDLQTGFFKYRQIKAATNNFDAANKLGEGGFGTVYKGILLDGSIIAVKKLSSRSKQGNREFVTEIGMISALQHPNLVRLYGCCIEGNQLFLVYEYMENNSLALALFGSGEHQLTLDWPARQNICVGIARGLAFLHEESTLKIVHRDIKTTNVLLDRDLNPKISDFGLAKLDEEENTHISTRVAGTIGYMAPEYALWGYLTYKADVYSFGVVALEIVAGKNNMKYRPNENYVCLLDWALVLQQRGNLMELVDPKLGSEFNKEEAVRMIKVALLCTNPSPALRPNMSAVVSMLNGQTAVHELGMDPSIYGDVLSIRALKEQSGQILQQPMSSNEAGSLIQSSDATWAGSSSISTQDLYSTN, from the exons ATGGACTTCACTCATAATAAGCTCATATTGCTTCTATTGATCATCATCGGAGTCTTCCAAGTCAAAGCACAAGTAGGGCGTCTTCCTGCTGATGAAG TGCAAGCCCTTCGTGAAATAGCCGCACAAGTGGGGAAGAAAGATTGGAATTTTGGAGTAGACCCATGTAGTAATGAATCAAGCTGGGCAACACCACGTTCGAGTTTGAGGCCATTGTACAACAATTCTCTCATTTGCAATTGCTCCTATCCTTCTGGTGTATGTCACGTGATTAATCT CTTTCTTAAAGGGCAAGATCTTGTTGGCGTGCTTCCACCATCCCTGGCGAAGCTACCCTACCTAAATACAAT TGATTTCACTCGAAACTACCTTTCTGGTACAATACCACCTGAATGGGCTTCTACAAAGTTGGAATTCAT GTCCATTACTGTGAACAATTTATCAGGACCAATCCCAAGCTACTTGGGAAACATTACCACACTTACATATAT GAGTATAGAGAGCAATCTATTTTCTGGAACTGTTCCCCCTGAACTTGGGAATTTGGTTAACTTGGAGAATCT CATTCTTAGTGCTAATAATCTCACTGGTGAATTGCCAATTTCTCTCACCAATCTAACCAAATTAACAGAACT TAGGATTAGCAGTAACAACTTCATTGGAAAAATACCTGATGTTTTCCAGAGTTGGAAACAACTTCAGAAATT AGAGATCCAAGCTAGTGGCCTTGAGGGGCCCATTCCTTCTAGCATTTCTGTCTTGAGTAATTTAACTGAGCT AAGGATAAGTGACTTACTTGGTAATGGTTCGGGATTTCCACCCTTGAATAACATGACAGGCATGAACAGATT GATGTTGAGGAGCTGCAATCTCTCTGGACCTATCCCAGCATACATTTCACAAATGACTAAACTTCAAACTTT AGATCTCACCTTCAACAAATTGGAAGAAAATGTTCCAGATTTGAGTGGTCTATCTTCCTTGCAATATAT GTTTCTGACAAGCAACTTGTTCACTGGGAATATTCCAAACTGGATCACTAGCAGAGATAGTCGCTA CCAAATAGATCTTTCATACAATAATTTTTCGGAAAGCTCTGTGCCTCCTACTTGTACAGGAAACCA aaatttttttcagaGCTTTTCTGGACAGGACAACTC ATTACTTGCCAAGTGCCTGAAGAACAATCCTTGTCCAAAAG AACAATATTCATTGCATATAAATTGTGGTGGAATTGCAACCACCATTGGAAACATAGAATTTGAAGAGGATCAAGACCCAGCAGGGGTTGCAAAATTTGTCTCTGTAGGAACTAGTTGGGGACTCAGTAGCAGTGGGAATTTTTGGGATGTTGACGTTACCTCAAATCAATATAAAGCAACTAACGTATCAATACTCAGAATGAACAACTCTGAATTATACACGAGTGCACGGCTCTCTCCTCTTTCTTTCACATATTATGCACGTTGCTTGGCAAATGGAAATTATACAGTGAAACTATACTTTGCAGAGATAGTATTCAGAGATCTAAGATCTTTCTACAGTCTTGGAAGACGGATATTTGATGTATACATCCAG GAACAACTGGTCTTGAAGGATTTTAATATTGAAAATGCTGCTCAAGGTGTTGATAAAGCAATAGTTATGGAATATAAAGCAATTGTGAGGAACAAAGTTCTACAGATACGCTTTCATTGGGCTGGGAAAGGGACCACAGCTGCGCCACAGAGAGGAACATATGGTCCTCTCATATCAGCAATCTCTGTGGAAGCTG ATTTTAGTCCACCTGGAAATAGCAAGATGAAGATATTAATTGGAGTTGGAACTGGAGTATCAGTTTTATTCCTCTTCTTTATGATTTTAGTCATTCTATGGTGGAAAGGCTACATAGGAAGCACGATGTCAAGAGAAAAAG agctgcaAGGATTAGATCTGCAAACTGGTTTTTTCAAATACAGGCAAATCAAAGCTGCCACCAACAACTTTGATGCTGCAAACAAGCTTGGGGAAGGTGGTTTTGGAACTGTATACAAG GGTATTCTGTTAGATGGTAGTATAATTGCTGTTAAGAAACTTTCTTCAAGATCAAAACAAGGAAATCGTGAATTTGTGACTGAAATAGGCATGATATCTGCATTACAGCACCCAAATCTTGTTAGACTGTATGGATGTTGTATTGAAGGAAATCAACTATTCTTGGTATATGAATACATGGAAAACAATAGCTTGGCACTTGCTTTGTTCG GTTCAGGTGAACACCAATTGACATTGGACTGGCCTGCGAGGCAGAATATTTGTGTTGGCATAGCAAGAGGTCTGGCTTTCTTGCATGAGGAATCGACATTAAAAATTGTTCATAGAGACATCAAAACCACCAATGTGCTACTGGATAGGGACCTTAACCCAAAGATTTCTGACTTTGGTTTGGCCAAGCTTGATGAAGAGGAAAACACCCATATCAGCACCCGAGTTGCTGGAACGAT AGGATACATGGCACCGGAATATGCATTATGGGGTTATTTAACCTATAAAGCAGATGTATACAGTTTTGGGGTCGTTGCATTGGAAATTGTAGCTGGGAAGAATAACATGAAATATCGACCAAATGAGAATTATGTTTGCCTTCTAGATTGG GCCCTTGTTTTGCAACAAAGGGGTAATCTAATGGAGCTGGTGGATCCAAAGTTGGGATCAGAGTTCAATAAGGAAGAGGCAGTTAGAATGATAAAAGTAGCACTCTTATGTACTAATCCATCACCAGCACTTAGACCCAACATGTCTGCAGTAGTAAGCATGCTTAACGGCCAAACAGCTGTTCATGAACTTGGCATGGATCCAAGTATATATGGCGATGTATTGAGCATTAGAGCATTAAAAGAACAGTCTGGTCAGATCCTACAACAACCGATGAGCTCAAATGAAGCTGGGAGCCTTATTCAATCATCAGATGCAACATGGGCTGGATCTTCTTCTATATCCACTCAGGATCTCTATTCAACAAATTGA
- the LOC142635951 gene encoding putative leucine-rich repeat receptor-like serine/threonine-protein kinase At3g14840 isoform X3, giving the protein MDFTHNKLILLLLIIIGVFQVKAQVGRLPADEVQALREIAAQVGKKDWNFGVDPCSNESSWATPRSSLRPLYNNSLICNCSYPSGVCHVINLFLKGQDLVGVLPPSLAKLPYLNTIDFTRNYLSGTIPPEWASTKLEFMSITVNNLSGPIPSYLGNITTLTYMSIESNLFSGTVPPELGNLVNLENLILSANNLTGELPISLTNLTKLTELRISSNNFIGKIPDVFQSWKQLQKLEIQASGLEGPIPSSISVLSNLTELRISDLLGNGSGFPPLNNMTGMNRLMLRSCNLSGPIPAYISQMTKLQTLDLTFNKLEENVPDLSGLSSLQYIQIDLSYNNFSESSVPPTCTGNQSISFFYSLSFCISSHFFLLLHQLRLLAKCLKNNPCPKEQYSLHINCGGIATTIGNIEFEEDQDPAGVAKFVSVGTSWGLSSSGNFWDVDVTSNQYKATNVSILRMNNSELYTSARLSPLSFTYYARCLANGNYTVKLYFAEIVFRDLRSFYSLGRRIFDVYIQEQLVLKDFNIENAAQGVDKAIVMEYKAIVRNKVLQIRFHWAGKGTTAAPQRGTYGPLISAISVEADFSPPGNSKMKILIGVGTGVSVLFLFFMILVILWWKGYIGSTMSREKELQGLDLQTGFFKYRQIKAATNNFDAANKLGEGGFGTVYKGILLDGSIIAVKKLSSRSKQGNREFVTEIGMISALQHPNLVRLYGCCIEGNQLFLVYEYMENNSLALALFGSGEHQLTLDWPARQNICVGIARGLAFLHEESTLKIVHRDIKTTNVLLDRDLNPKISDFGLAKLDEEENTHISTRVAGTIGYMAPEYALWGYLTYKADVYSFGVVALEIVAGKNNMKYRPNENYVCLLDWALVLQQRGNLMELVDPKLGSEFNKEEAVRMIKVALLCTNPSPALRPNMSAVVSMLNGQTAVHELGMDPSIYGDVLSIRALKEQSGQILQQPMSSNEAGSLIQSSDATWAGSSSISTQDLYSTN; this is encoded by the exons ATGGACTTCACTCATAATAAGCTCATATTGCTTCTATTGATCATCATCGGAGTCTTCCAAGTCAAAGCACAAGTAGGGCGTCTTCCTGCTGATGAAG TGCAAGCCCTTCGTGAAATAGCCGCACAAGTGGGGAAGAAAGATTGGAATTTTGGAGTAGACCCATGTAGTAATGAATCAAGCTGGGCAACACCACGTTCGAGTTTGAGGCCATTGTACAACAATTCTCTCATTTGCAATTGCTCCTATCCTTCTGGTGTATGTCACGTGATTAATCT CTTTCTTAAAGGGCAAGATCTTGTTGGCGTGCTTCCACCATCCCTGGCGAAGCTACCCTACCTAAATACAAT TGATTTCACTCGAAACTACCTTTCTGGTACAATACCACCTGAATGGGCTTCTACAAAGTTGGAATTCAT GTCCATTACTGTGAACAATTTATCAGGACCAATCCCAAGCTACTTGGGAAACATTACCACACTTACATATAT GAGTATAGAGAGCAATCTATTTTCTGGAACTGTTCCCCCTGAACTTGGGAATTTGGTTAACTTGGAGAATCT CATTCTTAGTGCTAATAATCTCACTGGTGAATTGCCAATTTCTCTCACCAATCTAACCAAATTAACAGAACT TAGGATTAGCAGTAACAACTTCATTGGAAAAATACCTGATGTTTTCCAGAGTTGGAAACAACTTCAGAAATT AGAGATCCAAGCTAGTGGCCTTGAGGGGCCCATTCCTTCTAGCATTTCTGTCTTGAGTAATTTAACTGAGCT AAGGATAAGTGACTTACTTGGTAATGGTTCGGGATTTCCACCCTTGAATAACATGACAGGCATGAACAGATT GATGTTGAGGAGCTGCAATCTCTCTGGACCTATCCCAGCATACATTTCACAAATGACTAAACTTCAAACTTT AGATCTCACCTTCAACAAATTGGAAGAAAATGTTCCAGATTTGAGTGGTCTATCTTCCTTGCAATATAT CCAAATAGATCTTTCATACAATAATTTTTCGGAAAGCTCTGTGCCTCCTACTTGTACAGGAAACCA AagtatttcctttttttattcgCTTTCATTTTGCATAAGCTCACACTTCTTTCTTTTGCTACACCAATTAAGATTACTTGCCAAGTGCCTGAAGAACAATCCTTGTCCAAAAG AACAATATTCATTGCATATAAATTGTGGTGGAATTGCAACCACCATTGGAAACATAGAATTTGAAGAGGATCAAGACCCAGCAGGGGTTGCAAAATTTGTCTCTGTAGGAACTAGTTGGGGACTCAGTAGCAGTGGGAATTTTTGGGATGTTGACGTTACCTCAAATCAATATAAAGCAACTAACGTATCAATACTCAGAATGAACAACTCTGAATTATACACGAGTGCACGGCTCTCTCCTCTTTCTTTCACATATTATGCACGTTGCTTGGCAAATGGAAATTATACAGTGAAACTATACTTTGCAGAGATAGTATTCAGAGATCTAAGATCTTTCTACAGTCTTGGAAGACGGATATTTGATGTATACATCCAG GAACAACTGGTCTTGAAGGATTTTAATATTGAAAATGCTGCTCAAGGTGTTGATAAAGCAATAGTTATGGAATATAAAGCAATTGTGAGGAACAAAGTTCTACAGATACGCTTTCATTGGGCTGGGAAAGGGACCACAGCTGCGCCACAGAGAGGAACATATGGTCCTCTCATATCAGCAATCTCTGTGGAAGCTG ATTTTAGTCCACCTGGAAATAGCAAGATGAAGATATTAATTGGAGTTGGAACTGGAGTATCAGTTTTATTCCTCTTCTTTATGATTTTAGTCATTCTATGGTGGAAAGGCTACATAGGAAGCACGATGTCAAGAGAAAAAG agctgcaAGGATTAGATCTGCAAACTGGTTTTTTCAAATACAGGCAAATCAAAGCTGCCACCAACAACTTTGATGCTGCAAACAAGCTTGGGGAAGGTGGTTTTGGAACTGTATACAAG GGTATTCTGTTAGATGGTAGTATAATTGCTGTTAAGAAACTTTCTTCAAGATCAAAACAAGGAAATCGTGAATTTGTGACTGAAATAGGCATGATATCTGCATTACAGCACCCAAATCTTGTTAGACTGTATGGATGTTGTATTGAAGGAAATCAACTATTCTTGGTATATGAATACATGGAAAACAATAGCTTGGCACTTGCTTTGTTCG GTTCAGGTGAACACCAATTGACATTGGACTGGCCTGCGAGGCAGAATATTTGTGTTGGCATAGCAAGAGGTCTGGCTTTCTTGCATGAGGAATCGACATTAAAAATTGTTCATAGAGACATCAAAACCACCAATGTGCTACTGGATAGGGACCTTAACCCAAAGATTTCTGACTTTGGTTTGGCCAAGCTTGATGAAGAGGAAAACACCCATATCAGCACCCGAGTTGCTGGAACGAT AGGATACATGGCACCGGAATATGCATTATGGGGTTATTTAACCTATAAAGCAGATGTATACAGTTTTGGGGTCGTTGCATTGGAAATTGTAGCTGGGAAGAATAACATGAAATATCGACCAAATGAGAATTATGTTTGCCTTCTAGATTGG GCCCTTGTTTTGCAACAAAGGGGTAATCTAATGGAGCTGGTGGATCCAAAGTTGGGATCAGAGTTCAATAAGGAAGAGGCAGTTAGAATGATAAAAGTAGCACTCTTATGTACTAATCCATCACCAGCACTTAGACCCAACATGTCTGCAGTAGTAAGCATGCTTAACGGCCAAACAGCTGTTCATGAACTTGGCATGGATCCAAGTATATATGGCGATGTATTGAGCATTAGAGCATTAAAAGAACAGTCTGGTCAGATCCTACAACAACCGATGAGCTCAAATGAAGCTGGGAGCCTTATTCAATCATCAGATGCAACATGGGCTGGATCTTCTTCTATATCCACTCAGGATCTCTATTCAACAAATTGA
- the LOC142635951 gene encoding putative LRR receptor-like serine/threonine-protein kinase At1g07650 isoform X6, giving the protein MSITVNNLSGPIPSYLGNITTLTYMSIESNLFSGTVPPELGNLVNLENLILSANNLTGELPISLTNLTKLTELRISSNNFIGKIPDVFQSWKQLQKLEIQASGLEGPIPSSISVLSNLTELRISDLLGNGSGFPPLNNMTGMNRLMLRSCNLSGPIPAYISQMTKLQTLDLTFNKLEENVPDLSGLSSLQYMFLTSNLFTGNIPNWITSRDSRYQIDLSYNNFSESSVPPTCTGNQSISFFYSLSFCISSHFFLLLHQLRLLAKCLKNNPCPKEQYSLHINCGGIATTIGNIEFEEDQDPAGVAKFVSVGTSWGLSSSGNFWDVDVTSNQYKATNVSILRMNNSELYTSARLSPLSFTYYARCLANGNYTVKLYFAEIVFRDLRSFYSLGRRIFDVYIQEQLVLKDFNIENAAQGVDKAIVMEYKAIVRNKVLQIRFHWAGKGTTAAPQRGTYGPLISAISVEADFSPPGNSKMKILIGVGTGVSVLFLFFMILVILWWKGYIGSTMSREKELQGLDLQTGFFKYRQIKAATNNFDAANKLGEGGFGTVYKGILLDGSIIAVKKLSSRSKQGNREFVTEIGMISALQHPNLVRLYGCCIEGNQLFLVYEYMENNSLALALFGSGEHQLTLDWPARQNICVGIARGLAFLHEESTLKIVHRDIKTTNVLLDRDLNPKISDFGLAKLDEEENTHISTRVAGTIGYMAPEYALWGYLTYKADVYSFGVVALEIVAGKNNMKYRPNENYVCLLDWALVLQQRGNLMELVDPKLGSEFNKEEAVRMIKVALLCTNPSPALRPNMSAVVSMLNGQTAVHELGMDPSIYGDVLSIRALKEQSGQILQQPMSSNEAGSLIQSSDATWAGSSSISTQDLYSTN; this is encoded by the exons AT GTCCATTACTGTGAACAATTTATCAGGACCAATCCCAAGCTACTTGGGAAACATTACCACACTTACATATAT GAGTATAGAGAGCAATCTATTTTCTGGAACTGTTCCCCCTGAACTTGGGAATTTGGTTAACTTGGAGAATCT CATTCTTAGTGCTAATAATCTCACTGGTGAATTGCCAATTTCTCTCACCAATCTAACCAAATTAACAGAACT TAGGATTAGCAGTAACAACTTCATTGGAAAAATACCTGATGTTTTCCAGAGTTGGAAACAACTTCAGAAATT AGAGATCCAAGCTAGTGGCCTTGAGGGGCCCATTCCTTCTAGCATTTCTGTCTTGAGTAATTTAACTGAGCT AAGGATAAGTGACTTACTTGGTAATGGTTCGGGATTTCCACCCTTGAATAACATGACAGGCATGAACAGATT GATGTTGAGGAGCTGCAATCTCTCTGGACCTATCCCAGCATACATTTCACAAATGACTAAACTTCAAACTTT AGATCTCACCTTCAACAAATTGGAAGAAAATGTTCCAGATTTGAGTGGTCTATCTTCCTTGCAATATAT GTTTCTGACAAGCAACTTGTTCACTGGGAATATTCCAAACTGGATCACTAGCAGAGATAGTCGCTA CCAAATAGATCTTTCATACAATAATTTTTCGGAAAGCTCTGTGCCTCCTACTTGTACAGGAAACCA AagtatttcctttttttattcgCTTTCATTTTGCATAAGCTCACACTTCTTTCTTTTGCTACACCAATTAAGATTACTTGCCAAGTGCCTGAAGAACAATCCTTGTCCAAAAG AACAATATTCATTGCATATAAATTGTGGTGGAATTGCAACCACCATTGGAAACATAGAATTTGAAGAGGATCAAGACCCAGCAGGGGTTGCAAAATTTGTCTCTGTAGGAACTAGTTGGGGACTCAGTAGCAGTGGGAATTTTTGGGATGTTGACGTTACCTCAAATCAATATAAAGCAACTAACGTATCAATACTCAGAATGAACAACTCTGAATTATACACGAGTGCACGGCTCTCTCCTCTTTCTTTCACATATTATGCACGTTGCTTGGCAAATGGAAATTATACAGTGAAACTATACTTTGCAGAGATAGTATTCAGAGATCTAAGATCTTTCTACAGTCTTGGAAGACGGATATTTGATGTATACATCCAG GAACAACTGGTCTTGAAGGATTTTAATATTGAAAATGCTGCTCAAGGTGTTGATAAAGCAATAGTTATGGAATATAAAGCAATTGTGAGGAACAAAGTTCTACAGATACGCTTTCATTGGGCTGGGAAAGGGACCACAGCTGCGCCACAGAGAGGAACATATGGTCCTCTCATATCAGCAATCTCTGTGGAAGCTG ATTTTAGTCCACCTGGAAATAGCAAGATGAAGATATTAATTGGAGTTGGAACTGGAGTATCAGTTTTATTCCTCTTCTTTATGATTTTAGTCATTCTATGGTGGAAAGGCTACATAGGAAGCACGATGTCAAGAGAAAAAG agctgcaAGGATTAGATCTGCAAACTGGTTTTTTCAAATACAGGCAAATCAAAGCTGCCACCAACAACTTTGATGCTGCAAACAAGCTTGGGGAAGGTGGTTTTGGAACTGTATACAAG GGTATTCTGTTAGATGGTAGTATAATTGCTGTTAAGAAACTTTCTTCAAGATCAAAACAAGGAAATCGTGAATTTGTGACTGAAATAGGCATGATATCTGCATTACAGCACCCAAATCTTGTTAGACTGTATGGATGTTGTATTGAAGGAAATCAACTATTCTTGGTATATGAATACATGGAAAACAATAGCTTGGCACTTGCTTTGTTCG GTTCAGGTGAACACCAATTGACATTGGACTGGCCTGCGAGGCAGAATATTTGTGTTGGCATAGCAAGAGGTCTGGCTTTCTTGCATGAGGAATCGACATTAAAAATTGTTCATAGAGACATCAAAACCACCAATGTGCTACTGGATAGGGACCTTAACCCAAAGATTTCTGACTTTGGTTTGGCCAAGCTTGATGAAGAGGAAAACACCCATATCAGCACCCGAGTTGCTGGAACGAT AGGATACATGGCACCGGAATATGCATTATGGGGTTATTTAACCTATAAAGCAGATGTATACAGTTTTGGGGTCGTTGCATTGGAAATTGTAGCTGGGAAGAATAACATGAAATATCGACCAAATGAGAATTATGTTTGCCTTCTAGATTGG GCCCTTGTTTTGCAACAAAGGGGTAATCTAATGGAGCTGGTGGATCCAAAGTTGGGATCAGAGTTCAATAAGGAAGAGGCAGTTAGAATGATAAAAGTAGCACTCTTATGTACTAATCCATCACCAGCACTTAGACCCAACATGTCTGCAGTAGTAAGCATGCTTAACGGCCAAACAGCTGTTCATGAACTTGGCATGGATCCAAGTATATATGGCGATGTATTGAGCATTAGAGCATTAAAAGAACAGTCTGGTCAGATCCTACAACAACCGATGAGCTCAAATGAAGCTGGGAGCCTTATTCAATCATCAGATGCAACATGGGCTGGATCTTCTTCTATATCCACTCAGGATCTCTATTCAACAAATTGA